One Trichosurus vulpecula isolate mTriVul1 chromosome 7, mTriVul1.pri, whole genome shotgun sequence genomic region harbors:
- the LOC118856666 gene encoding glutathione S-transferase-like → MAGKPKLHYFNGRGKMETVRWLLAAAGVEYEEVLFRTAEEFENLIKGGKLMYQQVPMVEMDGMYMVQTRAILRYIAAKYDLYGKDLKERAFIDMYVEGMRDLNDMIIYFPFSLPEEKQKNLNYILERATERFFPVYEKALKDHGKNYLVGNRLSWADVQLIEVVLMVEELKPGVLSAFPKLQEFKARVSKLPRIQKFLQPGSPRKPPVDDASFEVSRKIYKIDKNLLFKHMS, encoded by the exons ATGGCTGGGAAGCCCAAACTTCATTACTTCAATGGAAGAGGCAAAATGGAAACTGTGCGCTGGCTCTTGGCTGCTGCTGGTGTGGAG TATGAAGAAGTGCTTTTCAGAACAGCTGAAGAATTTGAGAATTTAATTAAGG gTGGAAAACTAATGTATCAACAAGTGCCAATGGTTGAAATGGATGGAATGTACATGGTACAAACCAGAGCCATCCTGAGATATATAGCTGCAAAATACGACCTGTATGGGAAGGACCTGAAGGAGAGAGCATT tattGACATGTATGTGGAAGGGATGAGGGATCTGAATGATATGATTATATACTTCCCATTTTCTTTgcctgaagaaaaacaaaagaatctcAACTATATCCTGGAGAGAGCCACCGAGAGATTCTTCCCAGTGTATGAGAAG GCATTAAAAGACCATGGGAAAAATTACCTTGTTGGCAACCGGCTGAGCTGGGCAGATGTACAGCTGATTGAAGTCGTCCTAATGGTTGAAGAACTCAAGCCTGGCGTTCTCTCTGCATTCCCTAAGCTTCAG gagTTCAAAGCTAGAGTCAGCAAGCTCCCCAGGATTCAGAAATTCCTTCAGCCTGGTAGTCCAAGAAAGCCACCAGTGGATGATGCAAGTTTTGAAGTTTCAAGGAAGATATACAAGATTGATAAAAACTTGCTTTTTAAACACATGAGCTGA